The proteins below are encoded in one region of Loxodonta africana isolate mLoxAfr1 chromosome 5, mLoxAfr1.hap2, whole genome shotgun sequence:
- the LOC100670816 gene encoding UDP-glucuronosyltransferase 2B4-like yields MSNGNKGTDFFERKIFIYTKMSMKWISVLLLIQLSCYFSCGTCGKVLVWPPEYSHWMNIKTILDELTQRGHEVTVLTSSASILIDPSKPSAIKFEVYPTSLTKDDFESLFMNSIRKMTYDLPKDTFWTYFSVLQEIIWEYSDCLERLCKDVVFNKKLMMKLQESRFDVVLADAIGPCGELLAELLKIPLVYSVRFTFGYTIEKYSGGLLSPPSYVPVVMSELPDRMTFMERVKNMIYVLYFDFWFQTFNEKKWNQFYSEVLGRPTTLSETMGKAEIWLVRNYWDFQFPRPFLPHFHFVGGLHCKPANPLPKEIEEFVQSSGKHGVVVFTLGSMVSNITEERANTIASALAQIPQKVLWRFDGKKPDNLGPNTQLYKWIPQNDLLGHPKTKAFITHGGANGIYEAIYHGIPMVGIPLFADQPDNIAHMKVKGAAVSLDMDTMTSTDLFNALKTVIYDPSYKENAMRLSAIHHDQPVKPLDLATFWIEFVMRHKGAKHLRPAALSLTWYQYHSLDVIGFLLACVAIVSFLVIKCCLFGFQKFYKTGKKKKRE; encoded by the exons ATGAGCAATGGCAATAAGGGAACAGATTTTTTTGAAAGAAAGATATTCATTTATACCAAGATGTCCATGAAATGGATTTCAGTTCTTCTGCTGATACAACTGAGTTGTTACTTTAGCTGTGGAACTTGTGGAAAAGTGCTGGTGTGGCCACCAGAATATAGCCATTGGATGAATATAAAGACCATACTGGATGAACTTACTCAGAGGGGTCATGAGGTGACTGTTCTAACATCTTCAGCTTCCATTCTTATTGATCCCAGCAAACCATCTGCTATTAAATTTGAAGTTTATCCTACATCTCTTACTAAAGATGATTTTGAGTCTCTTTTCATGAACTCGATCAGGAAAATGACATATGATCTGCCAAAAGATACATTTTGGACATATTTTTCAGTATTACAAGAAATCATTTGGGAATATTCTGACTGCCTTGAAAGGCTTTGTAAAGATGTAGTTTTTAACAAGAAACTGATGATGAAACTACAAGAATCAAGGTTTGATGTCGTTCTTGCAGATGCTATTGGCCCTTGTGGTGAGCTGTTGGCGGAGCTACTTAAAATACCCCTTGTGTATAGTGTCCGGTTCACTTTTGGCTATACAATTGAAAAGTACAGTGGAGGACTTTTATCCCCCCCTTCTTACGTACCTGTTGTTATGTCAGAATTACCTGATCGAATGACATTCATGGAGAGGGTAAAAAATATGATATATGTGCTTTATTTTGACTTTTGGTTCCAGACATTTAATGAGAAGAAGTGGAATCAGTTTTACAGTGAAGTACTAG GAAGACCAACTACATTATCTGAGACAATGGGGAAAGCTGAAATATGGCTAGTTCGAAACTATTGGGATTTTCAATTTCCGCGTCCTTTCTTGCCACATTTTCACTTTGTTGGAGGGCTCCACTGCAAACCTGCCAATCCCTTGCCTAAG GAAATAGAAGAGTTTGTCCAGAGCTCTGGAAAACACGGTGTTGTGGTGTTTACTCTTGGGTCAATGGTCAGtaacatcacagaagaaagggccaatACGATTGCATCAGCCCTTGCCCAGATTCCACAAAAG GTGCTGTGGCGATTTGATGGcaagaaaccagataacttggGACCCAATACTCAGCTCTACAAGTGGATTCCCCAGAACGACCTTCTTG GTCATCCAAAGACCAAAGCTTTTATAACTCATGGTGGAGCCAATGGCATCTACGAGGCTATCTACCATGGGATCCCTATGGTGGGCATTCCCTTGTTTGCTGATCAACCTGACAACATTGCTCACATGAAGGTCAAGGGGGCAGCAGTGAGTCTGGACATGGACACAATGACAAgtacagatttgttcaatgcTTTGAAGACAGTCATCTATGACCCATC ctataaagagaatgCTATGAGGTTATCAGCCATTCATCATGATCAGCCTGTTAAGCCCCTGGATCTAGCTACCTTCTGGATCGAGTTTGTCATGCGCCACAAAGGAGCCAAACACCTTCGCCCAGCTGCCCTCAGCCTCACCTGGTACCAGTACCACTCTTTGGATGTGATTGGGTTTCTACTGGCTTGTGTGGCAATTGTTAGTTTTCTTGTCATAAAatgttgtttgtttggttttcaaaagttttacaagacaggaaagaagaaaaagagggagtAG